The Phragmites australis chromosome 15, lpPhrAust1.1, whole genome shotgun sequence genome window below encodes:
- the LOC133891929 gene encoding probable galacturonosyltransferase 7 isoform X3, giving the protein MLRTRSPKVVLESVISISKSIATLPLVVLNQKEVSKDIKGQQKGAKADELEKTKACQLEFGSYCLWSIEHKEIMKDSIVKRLKDQLFVVRSYYPSIAKLQGQDALTQEMKQNIQDHERVLSVSTVDADLPSFINKRIELMEQTIARAKSCTVDCINVDRKLRQILDMTEDEARFHMKQSGFLYNLGAQTLPKSHHCLSMRLTLEYFKSPSLDSDDSPPKFNNLKYRHYVILSKNIIASSVVINSTVSSSKEPGNLVFHILTDAQNFYSMKHWFARNSYKKAALHVINYEAVTLEKLPKYSMRQLYLPEEFRVLIRSIKQPTESTRVAYLPLFSHSHFLIPEIFKYLNKVVVLDDDVVVQRDLSFLWNIDMGDNVNGAVEFCGLKLGQARNLLGKTAYDPKSCAWMSGVNLINLDKWREHNVMENYLLLMKKFKFKGEGSLRAAAFPLSLLSFQHLIYPLDEKLTLAGLGYDYGIDEDVARRSASLHYNGNMKPWLELGIPDYKKYWKRFFIQGDRFMDECNVNP; this is encoded by the exons ATGCTCCGAACAAGATCCCCAAAGGTAGTGCTGGAATCGGTCATCAGCATAAGCAAATCGATCGCAACTCTTCCATTGGTGGTGCTAAACCAAAAG GAGGTTAGCAAAGATATAAAGGGGCAACAAAAAGGTGCAAAAGCTGATGAATTGGAAAAGACGAAAGCTTGTCAACTTGAATTTGGGAGCTATTGTCTCTGGTCCATAGAACATAAAGAGATAATGAAGGATTCTATAGTAAAAAGGCTAAAAGACCAACTCTTTGTGGTGCGCTCATACTATCCAAGCATTGCAAAACTTCAAGGACAGGATGCTCTTACTCAGGAAATGAAGCAAAACATACAAGACCATGAGAGGGTTCTTAGTGTATCAACAGTTGATGCTGATCTGCCATCCTT TATCAACAAGAGGATAGAGCTGATGGAGCAAACAATAGCGAGAGCCAAATCTTGCACCGTGGATTGTATCAATGTTGACAGGAAGCTTCGCCAGATACTTGATATGACTGAGGATGAAGCTCGTTTTCATATGAAGCAGAGTGGATTCCTCTACAATCTTGGTGCCCAGACATTACCGAAAAGTCATCATTGTCTTTCTATGAGGTTGACATTAGAATATTTCAAATCACCTTCGTTGGATTCAGATGATTCTCCTCCCAAGTTTAATAATCTGAAATATAGGCATTATGTTATATTGTCTAAGAACATCATTGCGTCTTCTGTCGTGATAAACTCAACTGTGAGCAGTTCTAAG GAGCCAGGCAACCTTGTTTTTCATATCCTAACTGATGCTCAGAACTTCTACTCCATGAAACACTGGTTTGCCAGGAATTCATACAAAAAAGCAGCACTACATGTCATAAACTATGAAGCCGTTACTTTGGAGAAACTGCCAAAGTATAGTATGCGGCAGCTGTATTTGCCAGAGGAGTTTCGTGTTCTCATTAGGAGCATTAAGCAGCCTACTGAGAGCACAAGAGTGGCATACCTGCCACTGTTCAGCCACTCGCATTTCCTTATTccagaaatattcaaatatcTAAACAAGGTGGTTGTGTTGGATGATGATGTAGTTGTTCAACGTGATCTGTCTTTCTTGTGGAATATTGATATGGGGGACAACGTAAATGGTGCAGTTGAATTTTGTGGTCTGAAACTGGGTCAAGCGAGAAATCTCTTGGGTAAAACAGCATATGATCCTAAGTCATGTGCATGGATGTCGGGGGTGAATTTAATTAATTTGGATAAATGGAGGGAACATAATGTTATGGAGAATTACCTGCTACTCATGAAAAAG TTCAAATTCAAGGGTGAGGGATCTCTGCGAGCAGCAGCATTTCCTCTAAGCTTGCTATCTTTCCAGCATCTCATCTATCCCCTTGATGAAAAGTTGACTCTGGCCGGACTTGGATATGATTATGGAATTGATGAAGATGTTGCTCGGAGATCTGCATCATTGCATTACAATGGTAATATGAAACCTTGGCTTGAACTAGGTATACCGGACTACAAGAAGTACTGGAAGAGGTTTTTCATTCAAGGAGATCGATTTATGGACGAGTGCAACGTAAATCCATGA
- the LOC133891929 gene encoding probable galacturonosyltransferase 7 isoform X1, translating into MKAVAAQRRRGPRVAVLALVLCSLLVPLAFLFDRSPSGYVTTEERHRQEVVLPSFDHVEKRDGRGAVSGVRQDAPNKIPKGSAGIGHQHKQIDRNSSIGGAKPKVLPAPKDKPSKVVAESTRDTREVSKDIKGQQKGAKADELEKTKACQLEFGSYCLWSIEHKEIMKDSIVKRLKDQLFVVRSYYPSIAKLQGQDALTQEMKQNIQDHERVLSVSTVDADLPSFINKRIELMEQTIARAKSCTVDCINVDRKLRQILDMTEDEARFHMKQSGFLYNLGAQTLPKSHHCLSMRLTLEYFKSPSLDSDDSPPKFNNLKYRHYVILSKNIIASSVVINSTVSSSKEPGNLVFHILTDAQNFYSMKHWFARNSYKKAALHVINYEAVTLEKLPKYSMRQLYLPEEFRVLIRSIKQPTESTRVAYLPLFSHSHFLIPEIFKYLNKVVVLDDDVVVQRDLSFLWNIDMGDNVNGAVEFCGLKLGQARNLLGKTAYDPKSCAWMSGVNLINLDKWREHNVMENYLLLMKKFKFKGEGSLRAAAFPLSLLSFQHLIYPLDEKLTLAGLGYDYGIDEDVARRSASLHYNGNMKPWLELGIPDYKKYWKRFFIQGDRFMDECNVNP; encoded by the exons atgaaggcggtggcggcgcagaGGCGGAGGGGCCCGCGCGTGGCGGTGCTGGCGCTCGTCCTCTGCTCCCTCCTCGTGCCCCTCGCCTTCCTCTTCGACCGCTCCCCCTCCG GGTACGTGACGACGGAGGAGCGCCACCGACAA GAGGTCGTTCTGCCTTCGTTCGATCACGTGGAGAAGAGGGATGGTCGTGGTGCTGTCAGTGGAGTGAGACAG GATGCTCCGAACAAGATCCCCAAAGGTAGTGCTGGAATCGGTCATCAGCATAAGCAAATCGATCGCAACTCTTCCATTGGTGGTGCTAAACCAAAAG TTCTTCCAGCACCAAAAGATAAACCATCGAAGGTTGTGGCAGAATCAACTCGAGACACAAGA GAGGTTAGCAAAGATATAAAGGGGCAACAAAAAGGTGCAAAAGCTGATGAATTGGAAAAGACGAAAGCTTGTCAACTTGAATTTGGGAGCTATTGTCTCTGGTCCATAGAACATAAAGAGATAATGAAGGATTCTATAGTAAAAAGGCTAAAAGACCAACTCTTTGTGGTGCGCTCATACTATCCAAGCATTGCAAAACTTCAAGGACAGGATGCTCTTACTCAGGAAATGAAGCAAAACATACAAGACCATGAGAGGGTTCTTAGTGTATCAACAGTTGATGCTGATCTGCCATCCTT TATCAACAAGAGGATAGAGCTGATGGAGCAAACAATAGCGAGAGCCAAATCTTGCACCGTGGATTGTATCAATGTTGACAGGAAGCTTCGCCAGATACTTGATATGACTGAGGATGAAGCTCGTTTTCATATGAAGCAGAGTGGATTCCTCTACAATCTTGGTGCCCAGACATTACCGAAAAGTCATCATTGTCTTTCTATGAGGTTGACATTAGAATATTTCAAATCACCTTCGTTGGATTCAGATGATTCTCCTCCCAAGTTTAATAATCTGAAATATAGGCATTATGTTATATTGTCTAAGAACATCATTGCGTCTTCTGTCGTGATAAACTCAACTGTGAGCAGTTCTAAG GAGCCAGGCAACCTTGTTTTTCATATCCTAACTGATGCTCAGAACTTCTACTCCATGAAACACTGGTTTGCCAGGAATTCATACAAAAAAGCAGCACTACATGTCATAAACTATGAAGCCGTTACTTTGGAGAAACTGCCAAAGTATAGTATGCGGCAGCTGTATTTGCCAGAGGAGTTTCGTGTTCTCATTAGGAGCATTAAGCAGCCTACTGAGAGCACAAGAGTGGCATACCTGCCACTGTTCAGCCACTCGCATTTCCTTATTccagaaatattcaaatatcTAAACAAGGTGGTTGTGTTGGATGATGATGTAGTTGTTCAACGTGATCTGTCTTTCTTGTGGAATATTGATATGGGGGACAACGTAAATGGTGCAGTTGAATTTTGTGGTCTGAAACTGGGTCAAGCGAGAAATCTCTTGGGTAAAACAGCATATGATCCTAAGTCATGTGCATGGATGTCGGGGGTGAATTTAATTAATTTGGATAAATGGAGGGAACATAATGTTATGGAGAATTACCTGCTACTCATGAAAAAG TTCAAATTCAAGGGTGAGGGATCTCTGCGAGCAGCAGCATTTCCTCTAAGCTTGCTATCTTTCCAGCATCTCATCTATCCCCTTGATGAAAAGTTGACTCTGGCCGGACTTGGATATGATTATGGAATTGATGAAGATGTTGCTCGGAGATCTGCATCATTGCATTACAATGGTAATATGAAACCTTGGCTTGAACTAGGTATACCGGACTACAAGAAGTACTGGAAGAGGTTTTTCATTCAAGGAGATCGATTTATGGACGAGTGCAACGTAAATCCATGA
- the LOC133891929 gene encoding probable galacturonosyltransferase 7 isoform X2 → MKAVAAQRRRGPRVAVLALVLCSLLVPLAFLFDRSPSGYVTTEERHRQEVVLPSFDHVEKRDGRGAVSGVRQDAPNKIPKGSAGIGHQHKQIDRNSSIGGAKPKVLPAPKDKPSKVVAESTRDTREVSKDIKGQQKGAKADELEKTKACQLEFGSYCLWSIEHKEIMKDSIVKRLKDQLFVVRSYYPSIAKLQGQDALTQEMKQNIQDHERVLSVSTVDADLPSFINKRIELMEQTIARAKSCTVDCINVDRKLRQILDMTEDEARFHMKQSGFLYNLGAQTLPKSHHCLSMRHYVILSKNIIASSVVINSTVSSSKEPGNLVFHILTDAQNFYSMKHWFARNSYKKAALHVINYEAVTLEKLPKYSMRQLYLPEEFRVLIRSIKQPTESTRVAYLPLFSHSHFLIPEIFKYLNKVVVLDDDVVVQRDLSFLWNIDMGDNVNGAVEFCGLKLGQARNLLGKTAYDPKSCAWMSGVNLINLDKWREHNVMENYLLLMKKFKFKGEGSLRAAAFPLSLLSFQHLIYPLDEKLTLAGLGYDYGIDEDVARRSASLHYNGNMKPWLELGIPDYKKYWKRFFIQGDRFMDECNVNP, encoded by the exons atgaaggcggtggcggcgcagaGGCGGAGGGGCCCGCGCGTGGCGGTGCTGGCGCTCGTCCTCTGCTCCCTCCTCGTGCCCCTCGCCTTCCTCTTCGACCGCTCCCCCTCCG GGTACGTGACGACGGAGGAGCGCCACCGACAA GAGGTCGTTCTGCCTTCGTTCGATCACGTGGAGAAGAGGGATGGTCGTGGTGCTGTCAGTGGAGTGAGACAG GATGCTCCGAACAAGATCCCCAAAGGTAGTGCTGGAATCGGTCATCAGCATAAGCAAATCGATCGCAACTCTTCCATTGGTGGTGCTAAACCAAAAG TTCTTCCAGCACCAAAAGATAAACCATCGAAGGTTGTGGCAGAATCAACTCGAGACACAAGA GAGGTTAGCAAAGATATAAAGGGGCAACAAAAAGGTGCAAAAGCTGATGAATTGGAAAAGACGAAAGCTTGTCAACTTGAATTTGGGAGCTATTGTCTCTGGTCCATAGAACATAAAGAGATAATGAAGGATTCTATAGTAAAAAGGCTAAAAGACCAACTCTTTGTGGTGCGCTCATACTATCCAAGCATTGCAAAACTTCAAGGACAGGATGCTCTTACTCAGGAAATGAAGCAAAACATACAAGACCATGAGAGGGTTCTTAGTGTATCAACAGTTGATGCTGATCTGCCATCCTT TATCAACAAGAGGATAGAGCTGATGGAGCAAACAATAGCGAGAGCCAAATCTTGCACCGTGGATTGTATCAATGTTGACAGGAAGCTTCGCCAGATACTTGATATGACTGAGGATGAAGCTCGTTTTCATATGAAGCAGAGTGGATTCCTCTACAATCTTGGTGCCCAGACATTACCGAAAAGTCATCATTGTCTTTCTATGAG GCATTATGTTATATTGTCTAAGAACATCATTGCGTCTTCTGTCGTGATAAACTCAACTGTGAGCAGTTCTAAG GAGCCAGGCAACCTTGTTTTTCATATCCTAACTGATGCTCAGAACTTCTACTCCATGAAACACTGGTTTGCCAGGAATTCATACAAAAAAGCAGCACTACATGTCATAAACTATGAAGCCGTTACTTTGGAGAAACTGCCAAAGTATAGTATGCGGCAGCTGTATTTGCCAGAGGAGTTTCGTGTTCTCATTAGGAGCATTAAGCAGCCTACTGAGAGCACAAGAGTGGCATACCTGCCACTGTTCAGCCACTCGCATTTCCTTATTccagaaatattcaaatatcTAAACAAGGTGGTTGTGTTGGATGATGATGTAGTTGTTCAACGTGATCTGTCTTTCTTGTGGAATATTGATATGGGGGACAACGTAAATGGTGCAGTTGAATTTTGTGGTCTGAAACTGGGTCAAGCGAGAAATCTCTTGGGTAAAACAGCATATGATCCTAAGTCATGTGCATGGATGTCGGGGGTGAATTTAATTAATTTGGATAAATGGAGGGAACATAATGTTATGGAGAATTACCTGCTACTCATGAAAAAG TTCAAATTCAAGGGTGAGGGATCTCTGCGAGCAGCAGCATTTCCTCTAAGCTTGCTATCTTTCCAGCATCTCATCTATCCCCTTGATGAAAAGTTGACTCTGGCCGGACTTGGATATGATTATGGAATTGATGAAGATGTTGCTCGGAGATCTGCATCATTGCATTACAATGGTAATATGAAACCTTGGCTTGAACTAGGTATACCGGACTACAAGAAGTACTGGAAGAGGTTTTTCATTCAAGGAGATCGATTTATGGACGAGTGCAACGTAAATCCATGA
- the LOC133892804 gene encoding uncharacterized protein LOC133892804: MEPALKGYFGYSAFRPYQREIIQKVLDGRDCLVVMATGSGKSICYQIPPLVTKKTAVVVSPLLSLMQDQVMSLKQKGVKSEYLGSTQTNSSASREAEKGMFDVLYMTPEKAISLPSRFWSNLQAAGICLLAVDEAHCISEWGHDFRMEYKQLHSLRDLLVGVPFVALTATATERVRGDISNSLTLHNPHIVVGSFDRPNLFYGVKSCNRSTSFISELVKDVSKRSTEGESTIIYCTTIRDTEQVHEALVTAGIKSGIYHGQMGSRAREESHRSFIRDEVLVMVATIAFGMGIDKPDVRCVIHYGCPKSLESYYQESGRCGRDGLPSVCWLYYQRSDFTKADFYCAEAKNGTQRKAIMDSFMAAQKYCLLCTCRRRLLLQYFGEERNSDCGNCDNCTAVKNERDLSKESFMLLSCIKSCGGRWGLNLPVDVLRGSRAKKIVDNSYDKLQMHGRGKDYSPNWWKALGGLLIAHDYLKETVRDTFRSVSVSPKGVEFLSTADKMDGTPLVLQLTAEMIDLEEHGSSQHKESRLNRVATLESEIFSEDELKLYQKLLNVRMKLAQNIGTAPYAICGDQTLRYFAKMRPSTGARLANIDGVNQHFISRFSGIFIQNISQLSKELNLALDNSSTVENVAAVPKPVLNNNLPGSLGDAKLCAWELWQKHEYSFQKIAYFRRAVPIKEQTVITYILDAARDGYEMDWSRFCREVGLTPEIASGIRLAISKVGSRDKLKPIKDELPENVSYDMIKTFLMIEGHGLSEQIFGNVPTNGAPRKPESSISFSHASEAGENGNPGDCVLVADACDINPSAKRGQTDGMVSAEESAMKLQKIQEHGAESTDTTCGTEESILELVASRDGVSLEDVAKHFKGSKRESVFEILNSLESDFSIYKKNGHYMIM, translated from the exons ATGGAGCCGGCTCTGAAG GGCTATTTCGGGTACTCGGCGTTCCGGCCGTACCAGAGGGAGATCATACAGAAGGTCCTGGATGGACGGGATTGCCTGGTCGTCATGGCCACCGGCAGCGGCAAGTCCATCTG CTATCAAATCCCTCCACTGGTTACAAAGAAGACAGCTGTTGTTGTAAGTCCTCTTCTGTCCCTGATGCAAGACCAG GTCATGAGTTTAAAACAAAAAGGTGTGAAATCTGAGTACCTTGGCAGCACCCAAACGAATAGCTCTGCCAGCAGGGAGGCTGAAAAGGGCATGTTTGATGTGCTGTACATGACACCAGAGAAAGCTATCTCACTTCCTTCAAG ATTTTGGAGCAACTTGCAGGCTGCTGGGATCTGCTTGTTGGCCGTTGATGAAGCACATTGCATATCAGAATGGGGCCATGATTTCag GATGGAGTACAAGCAGTTGCATTCATTGCGTGACCTTCTTGTGGGTGTCCCCTTTGTTGCATTAACTGCAACAGCTACAGAAAG GGTACGCGGAGATATTTCTAATTCCTTGACTCTACACAATCCTCACATTGTGGTTGGATCGTTTGATCGTCCTAACCTTTTCTACGGTGTGAAATCATGCAACCGATCTACATCATTTATCAGTGAACTTGTGAAAGATGTTTCAAAGAGGAGTACTGAGGGTGAGTCAACAATAATATACTGTACGACCATCCGGGACACAGAACAG GTACATGAGGCATTGGTTACTGCCGGAATCAAGTCTGGCATTTACCATGGTCAAATGGGCAGCAGAGCTAGAGAGGAATCCCATAG ATCATTCATTAGGGACGAAGTTCTTGTGATGGTAGCAACTATTGCTTTTGGAATGGGTATTGATAAGCCTGATGTTAGATGCGTAATACACTATGGGTGCCCGAAAAGCCTAGAATCCTATTACCAGGAAAGCGGGCGTTGTGGAAGAGATGGACTGCCTTCAGTCTGCTGGCTATACTACCAAAGAAGTGATTTTACAAAAGCTGACTTCTATTGTGCTGAAGCAAAAAAT GGAACTCAGAGAAAAGCAATCATGGATTCCTTCATGGCAGCACAAAAATATTGCCTCCTTTGTACATGCCGTAGGAGACTCTTGTTGCAGTATTTTGGTGAAGAGCGCAACAGTGACTGTG GTAATTGTGATAACTGCACAGCAGTAAAAAATGAGAGGGATTTGTCAAAAGAATCCTTCATGTTGCTGTCCTGCATCAAGTCTTGTGGAGGACGCTGGGGCCTTAATTTGCCTGTTGATGTTCTCCGTGGATCAAGG GCCAAGAAGATTGTCGACAACAGTTATGATAAACTTCAAATGCATGGACGAGGTAAAGACTATTCACCAAACTGGTGGAAAGCGCTTGGTGGTCTCCTTATAGCACACG ATTATTTGAAGGAGACTGTCCGCGATACATTTAGATCTGTCAG TGTCAGTCCAAAAGGGGTAGAGTTTCTCTCTACTGCTGATAAAATGGATGGAACGCCACTGGTTTTACAACTGACTGCAGAGATGATTGATCTAGAGGAGCATGGTAGTTCGCAGCACAAAGAAAGTCGTTTAAATCGTGTGGCTACATTAGAGTCTGAAATTTTTTCTGAG GATGAATTGAAACTCTATCAAAAGCTCTTGAACGTCAGGATGAAACTCGCTCAAAATATTGGAACCGCTCC ATATGCTATATGTGGTGATCAGACATTAAGATACTTTGCAAAGATGAGGCCTTCTACTGGAGCTAGACTTGCTAATATTGATGGTGTCAACCAA CATTTTATCTCGCGTTTCAGTGGCATTTTCATCCAAAATATCTCACAATTGTCAAAAGAGTTGAATCTAGCCTTGGATAATTCGTCAACTGTAGAAAATGTAGCTGCCGTGCCGAAACCTGTACTCAACAACAATCTTCCTGGGAGCTTGGGTGATGCAAAATTGTGCGCATGGGAATTGTGGCAGAAACATGAGTATTCATTCCAGAAAATTGCA TATTTTCGCAGAGCTGTTCCAATAAAAGAGCAAACTGTTATTACATACATACTTGATGCTGCTCGTGATGGATATGAGATGGACTGGAGTAGGTTTTGCAGGGAGGTTGGACTGACACCTGAGATAGCCTCAGGGATCCGTCTTGCAATCTCAAAGGTTGGATCACGTGACAAGTTGAAGCCAATCAAAGATGAGCTCCCTGAAAAT GTAAGTTACGACATGATCAAGACATTCCTGATGATTGAGGGGCATGGATTGTCGGAGCAAATTTTTGGTAACGTTCCTACTAATGGCGCTCCTAGAAAACCAGAGTCATCAATATCCTTCTCCCATGCAAGTGAAGCTGGCGAAAATGGTAATCCGGGGGATTGTGTCCTAGTGGCAGATGCTTGTGATATAAACCCTTCAGCAAAGCGAGGCCAAACTGACGGCATGGTTTCTGCTGAAGAATCGGCAATGAAATTACAAAAGATACAGGAGCATGGAGCAGAATCTACGGACACAACTTGTGGTACCGAAGAATCTATACTAGAGCTGGTTGCCAGCCGCGACGGG GTATCATTAGAGGATGTCGCCAAGCACTTCAAGGGATCCAAGAGAGAATCTGTTTTCGAGATATTGAACAGTCTCGAATCCGACTTTTCAATTTATAAGAAAAACGGGCATTACATGATCATGTAA